In a single window of the Acetonema longum DSM 6540 genome:
- a CDS encoding tautomerase family protein produces MPYVNIKITREGATVEQKAQLIQGVTQLLVDVLGKNPKTTVVVIDEVDTDNWGIGGETVTILRKRK; encoded by the coding sequence ATGCCATATGTAAACATTAAGATTACCAGAGAGGGAGCGACGGTTGAACAAAAAGCGCAATTGATTCAGGGGGTGACTCAACTCTTGGTAGATGTACTGGGAAAGAATCCAAAAACTACCGTTGTTGTGATTGATGAGGTTGATACTGACAATTGGGGAATTGGTGGGGAAACTGTTACTATATTACGGAAAAGAAAATAG